ttttcttttaatgaaggaaacatttaaaaatttacaacGCATGATTCTTTTCTTCCCCATGTTCAGACCTCTTTTCTTCTCATGCTGCTTTCGATTGCTGTCAAAAGGAAAATCAGATCGAAAAAATTCAGCTTCAATACCAAAGGTACATCAAAACATAGCATAATAGGTAGAGCAGCAAAGCTATCTGAGACCCATCAGGAAACCACAAGGAAATGCCTCTTTTACCACTTTCTCTGGATTCATATATGCGTGGGacaaataaaatcacaacaaattgCATGCTGAACAAAAATATGTCGGTTTTTCTGGTTTCTGGAGAATCCTAATTTACTGGAATATCAGAGGATGCCACCTAAATGGCAATCAAAAGACAAGCACAGCATGGATCAGTTTAATGGGTGGCGCAAACATACCAAATATGTCGAAAAATCAGCAGTATACTCCACTTAAGttggtaaaaatattttctgaagtATAATTGCTGCTCATTGCTAGGTAGTTAGAGCTGTCTTTCTACTAGTTTAAGGTTTTGGATTGAATGCTTCAATACTAGTAACCTAGGACTGGTGTAAAATTTGGTTCCTCCATAAGGctatcctttcttttcttttcttttttctttaatattctAAGCTAAGAAACTCACtcgtttctcttcttccatcttGGCCTTGATGTAAGAGTAGGTTGCTACACCAGCAATTGCAATGGCTGTTCCAACACCAGTTTGTGTTGAAATCTTGTTACCTGCCAGGAATCATATGTTAGACATCATTCCATTAATAAACTTCTAGGGGCAAGTAAAGACTAAGAGCGGAAGAAAGGAAATAGCAGAAGATAAAAACTTACCAAAGATCAGGATTGAGAATCCAATCACAAATACTCGTTTCAACACGTTGCCAACTGCATGTGTAAGAGGTGCCACCCTCTCCAGGGTGTTGGTGGCCAACTGCAAGTGTAAGTTTTTATTAGCTCTTAACGTGATAGTATGCAAAAATGATCAATCTCTGAAATTCAGGGACCCAGTAGAAAGGAATCCAGCAGTAGGCTTTGTACGGAATGCAAATTTTGAGACTGTTGACGATAATCCACAGAAGAGAGGACTCACATAATTGCAAGAAAGCATCGGTTACCAAAGAATTTGCAGAAAACAAATTTACCTGATTGTAAAGGTGGTAAAACATCCCCACCCAAAAAAGGTCTGTGATGAACTTGATTAGACCTACTTTTGCAATTGCATCATTAAAACCATGCTTAAGTAGTTGAGGTCCCTCCAACTGTAAAATAAAACAAGGACAAAAGACAATTAGAGACTTTAGAACATAAACTTATCAGATGCATTATACATGTCAGTACATACATCCAAATCTAGGGGTTGCAAGAGAAGTTCACTTACAATGATGGCAGGTGGAATACAGACGAAGAGGGCAATGATCGAAATATAAGCATAGATATTAGTACTATCCATGTCAGTCTGcaaattaacatttaaaaacaaaaagatcagTAGAAAAGCTTCTGATTTATGGAAGTTAACAACTTTCTAAACTCATTTAACGGCTTTGCATGTTCAACTCCAGTAAAGGGGTTCATGAGAGTTGCATAGAAGATAACCATGGCTTTCTTTGAATAGATACTCCTGTAAGTAAAGGAGATATTGGAAATCATGGCACTAATGAAGCCAGTCCAGTTGAATGACAGCTCGGTCAACGATGCCATGGACACACCTGCATTTCAAATTAAAGATAAACACACTTTgtagataatataatttcatgACATGCAATCTTAACAGAtacataatttcataaatcagCCCGCCTGCAGTCAAGTGGTTTGGTCTGCTGAGATTAAGAACATTTCAACCTGCATATATAACTGAAACAAGCAAGTAAACCGAAGTAAGATCTTACCAAGAACAACAGGAGCCAGGGACAGCCATAAAGTGATGGGTATTGATTGCCCAAGAATGAACTGAGAGGCAGCAGCATTAAAGAAGGGCTCAAGAgctgaaacaaataaatagaattttagatGAAGAAACTTTTGACTCAACCGGTGTTGGTCATGTAATAACAACACAAAGCTAGAATCCCTGAAGAGCATCAAATTTTCTATCACCTTTGATTGTATGAGTGAAGGAGACAGCAACAGCTGCAAAAGAGACATTACTGGTCACGTGGCCAAGTGCGTGACACACGGCAACAGGGATCAACAGCTTCAGGAGGTTTGAGTCCATAGGCTACAGAGAGAAACACCAGTTGCGTGGCAAGTACAGTCAATACATAAACAAGGGGTTTCaagtaccaaaaaaaaaaatttgggggaTATAGAGATTCTGCTCATTGGAATAAGCCCTGTCCCGAGACTTCCAAAACAGTAACCAGATTATACATCATGGGGGAGAAGCATGAAATTATATACTCTCCGATCTCAAGGACGGGTAATATTCCACCCTTTTTTAAACAACTTCAAATTACTAAATCTGTAATTTAAACTACTAATTCTTCATGCCACATTCATCATTGACTTTGGTGTTGATTTAAATTCCAGGACATGCGTAGAGACTTGACAGCAATGGTAGAGAAACACTGAGAGGACCATGAATCATCGATCATATGGCCAAGGACTGCAAATGTATTAGAATCTCATATTTCTCCGTACAAACCCAAAAAGAGAAAATGCAAGTTAGCATTTTGTTGAAAATGCCTCGGGAACCCCTTCTAGATTAAATTCCTTCCTTCGTCCTTGGCCTTATGATTGATGattcacatatataaaaaaatagagaaatgatatttgcagttttaaGTTACGTAACACcaacacatatttttttaaaaaaaattaaaaaatttcagacccacataaaaaattatttttttaattatggattacattttttttaaaatgaagtaCACACccaatatacaaattttaaataattctcATTTTAATAGATATTCGTATAAAAGTTTAGTGGTTGTGTACATGCAAGTTTCTTTACTTTTAAACAATGAAAACAAACGCATTCCAATTTTACTTGAATGAATGAAGCCAAacgagttttatttttctccttaaATTTAAATGGCAAAAAAAGAAGCATATAAgctatctatttttttaatatacagaAAAAAGACAATTATAGGCCTCAATAGCAAGCAACAATCTGACTAAACACATccgaaaatattaaaaataaataactaaattaaCTGTTACGAAGTAACTGGATTCTGGCTTCACTTACAGCGCGCTTGGGAAGGCCCACGGCCCAGCTCACCAAACAGTAAACCACCCCGACGAACAAGTGCACGACTGACACAAAACTGCAAAAGTTGCAAACACCACAAACCGGCTTTCACGATAATGTACCCCTAAAGTTGGTCGTATTTACAGTCATGCGGACTTGTGAAAAAGCACACGTGATTTTTATgcattagttaattaatatttaacatatcATTAGATGGAAGTACTTACTAAGGATACGGGAAGTaattgtagatttttttgttgattATGTTGAAAATCACGTTCAGGAAGTACCTGCACAGGGACAATCTAGTAATTTACATACACCAGTTTAACCAATAGGCTGGGAGAGACCGTATCGACGACCAAGTGGGAACCTCGGTCACTTCGGTGCGCAACCGGCGCAAATTAGTGGAAGCACGTACGTTAACGGTTAACCtaccacatgaagaagaagaaccccGTGACGAGAGCCGGGTACTTATCGATGAACCCTAGCGGAGCAACCTTCGTTTCCCTGAAATAAAAGGGTGTCAGATTGAAGACTATTAGTCGGGGAGACTGACGCGGCCGGTTCGACCGAGTCAGGACGTAGGAGACGGACCTCACCCGGCAGAATCGCTCCCTTCGGCGGGCGATGAAGAGGCAGCGGCGCCCACGAGGCCAGGCTTTAGAGTCTCTCGCGGCTTTCCGCCGAGGCTCGAGCTCTCAAGCAGCAGAGCCGGTCGGAGCTGCCTCCCCCATATCAGGTTCCCTCCTTCTCCCACGGCTCCGATCGGCCTCGCCGAGACGAAGCTGACGCTAGTGGTGTTGCAGCTgctgcctctctctctcggtagcTTCCGGAGGTTGGAGAGGCAACCGAAGGTGGCGGTGTGTGACAGTATTCTCGATTCCATGAcctgagaaagagagagagagagagagggggagggagggagagagagagagagagagagacgaaatgTGGTTGCTGTAAGCTACGCAGAGCTCTTATTCACGATAACTTGTACACGGGTGAGCGGTGCGAAGCGAAACCGAGCACGAGCGGTTCATCACTTCTCGAATTCGATTAACAATCCCATGCATCGCGGAACACAGTAATAAGCTAGATCCATGAGTTGATCTGCCGATAAGAGTTAGGAAATAGATAGATGGACGGTGAGATGAGGGTAAGTGGTTGTATGCGGTCCCAACAGAGGAGTGGTGAAGGGAGAAAGAAAGTGGATGTGGATACGGAGGAGGTGATATAGCGTGGGCCCGTC
This genomic interval from Juglans regia cultivar Chandler chromosome 3, Walnut 2.0, whole genome shotgun sequence contains the following:
- the LOC109020011 gene encoding triose phosphate/phosphate translocator, chloroplastic, with protein sequence MESRILSHTATFGCLSNLRKLPRERGSSCNTTSVSFVSARPIGAVGEGGNLIWGRQLRPALLLESSSLGGKPRETLKPGLVGAAASSSPAEGSDSAGETKVAPLGFIDKYPALVTGFFFFMWYFLNVIFNIINKKIYNYFPYPYFVSVVHLFVGVVYCLVSWAVGLPKRAPMDSNLLKLLIPVAVCHALGHVTSNVSFAAVAVSFTHTIKALEPFFNAAASQFILGQSIPITLWLSLAPVVLGVSMASLTELSFNWTGFISAMISNISFTYRSIYSKKAMTDMDSTNIYAYISIIALFVCIPPAIILEGPQLLKHGFNDAIAKVGLIKFITDLFWVGMFYHLYNQLATNTLERVAPLTHAVGNVLKRVFVIGFSILIFGNKISTQTGVGTAIAIAGVATYSYIKAKMEEEKRQSKAA